The nucleotide sequence TTTATTTTAAGAAATCTAAAAAGGGGCAATTCAGTACTGTGTATAATACATTTATAAGCCGACATTGACAGGTATAATGGAACCTAATCCTCGACTGATCAAGAATCTTGCAGCAAGAAAATGCCGTTCAAGAACCTAATCTTCAACTGATCAAGAATCTCGCAGCAAGAAAATGCCGTTCAAAACTAACACAGCCAAAGAACCGAAAGAAGAGCCCCCATCTTCATGGATCCTACCATTATAATGGAAACCCTACACGCCTTTATCCTCCTAAGAGAGAAAACTCTTCCCTAGAACCCATGCCCCGTGCCGCCGACCTAAAACGATTCGGATGGATAACAAGAAGCAAATATCAAGAGATTAGCATGGAGGGAGGAAGATTACTCACCGGTAAGGGTTCAGCAGCGAATCGTATCAGTACATCGTCGAGATCGATCGATCGAGCAACCAACGAATCAAAGATTTATCCCGGCTCGCAATCGCTCCCTCTCCCCCAACTCAAACTCGAAGTGAAGTGGAGAGTATATATAGATCGAGACGGCGGGGAGCGTGGTGGGGGCGCTCGTTAATCCATCGGCGAATTAGCCGAGGTTGCTTCGCCCGATCTCGCCCTCCTCCTTTTCCCAACGCGGTCCCAAGGGGTGCCGAGTCCCGGTTCGCGGGCCCCAGACCCACGTCCCCATATAATTTTCTTCGACCGCAAGGTAAGGAAAGGACGACGCGGGGTCCACAGCACGGCATTGGGAACTCGCTCATGAACGAGGCGAGGGAGATTCTTTTGGGGACTCGATTCGGTGTTCCTTTACGAGCCCGCTGCCCGCTCGGACGTGGGCCGTTTGATCGAGACCCGCACTTTGGTTGACGCAAGTCAAGAAACAGATGGGCCGTACGGAGAAAGGTTCGCGACGTCGCAAAGCAATGAATGCCACGCTTTGGGCTCATCTAACGACCGCGGCGGGTCGGATCTTCTTTTTGTTAACATGCATATCCAATATGTTCGATTTAGCTTTTTATGTTCACCCAAATACATTCGATTTATTATTAATTGCATGTCACGTCGGAATGCGGAGGCAGTCAGCATATGGTAGTAATCTATTAGCCATAGCTAACAATTATtggagaagaataagaagaattaGCCGCCGCAGAGACATCAGATGTTGGCGTTCACAATCCGACCTCCATCGACGACGACGACTTGGCCATTGACGAAGGAAGAAGCAGGGAGGCAAAGGAAAGCCACCAAAGGCGCCACGTCTTCGACCTCACCGAGACGCCCTTGAGGGATACGACGAGTCTCCGCCGCTACGTACGCCTCATTTTCAAGTGCCTGCGATCGGGACGCCAAACATTAGTACATACCGCAGTCGTTCATGAGGACCTTTCGTCGTGCACTCTGCAGTCGCACGCATGCATCCGCTGTGCACTTCACGAAGGGTTTCGGTGGAAATTGCTAAACGAGGTGAAGAGGGAGGGCCATTACTTCCTTGATGAGAGGGGTCTTGATGAATCCCGGTGCGACGCTGTTCGTTCGGATGTTGTCCTTGGCCCACTCACAAGCAAGGTTCTTGGTGAGCTGGTTCATCGCTcctgaagacgaagaagaagaagacgatgatgTCGAACAGCTTATGGAAGGaaagtgttcgacgaattgccagCTTCATTTATACCTTTGGTCATTGCATAGACACTGAAATTATCTATGCCCACCATGCCTGCAATGGAGGAGTTGAACACAATGGTGCCTCGTCCTGTAGCCTTGAGAAGAGGATGGGCCAGTTGGCACAGATGGAACGCTGAGTCGAAGTTGGTACCCATCACAAACTTGTATTCCTCGAGGGTGACAGCCATTGCCGGCTTCATACTGCCCGTCCCTGCGTTACTAACCTACACAAAGAACAAACACGACAGGTGGATCAGTGGTAGAAATCTACTACTGCTTT is from Musa acuminata AAA Group cultivar baxijiao chromosome BXJ1-6, Cavendish_Baxijiao_AAA, whole genome shotgun sequence and encodes:
- the LOC103990171 gene encoding noroxomaritidine/norcraugsodine reductase, encoding MAGNAVDRWSLRGTTALVTGGTKGIGYAIVEELAKLGAAVYTCSRNEEELRKCLQQWEAKNFKVTGSICDVSSAVEREKLMEKVKSEFDGKLNILVSNAGTGSMKPAMAVTLEEYKFVMGTNFDSAFHLCQLAHPLLKATGRGTIVFNSSIAGMVGIDNFSVYAMTKGAMNQLTKNLACEWAKDNIRTNSVAPGFIKTPLIKEALENEAYVAAETRRIPQGRLGEVEDVAPLVAFLCLPASSFVNGQVVVVDGGRIVNANI